The genomic segment GCCGGCCTGCCGTTTGCGACAGCGGCCAGCACCGTCAACAAGATGTGCGGTTCGGGCATGAAGGCGGTGATGATGGCGCATGACCTGATCGCCGCCGGCAGTGCTTCGGTGGCGGTCGCAGGCGGCATGGAAAGCATGACGAATGCGCCCTATCTCCTTGACAGGGCCCGTGCCGGCTACAGGCTTGGCCATGGGCGGGTCGTGGATCACATGTTCCTCGACGGGCTGGAGGATGCTTATGACAAGGGGCGCTTGATGGGCAGCTTCGCGGAGGATTGCGCCGAGGCCTATCAGTTTACGCGCGAGGCGCAGGACAACTACGCCATCGCCTCTCTGACGCGGGCGCAGAAGGCGATTGCGGAGCGCTGTTTCGAAAGCGAGATCGTGGCGGTCACGGTGAAATCGGGCAAAGCCGAGCAGGTGGCGAGCCGCGACGAACAGCCCGGCAAGGCCAGGCTCGACAAGATCCCGACGCTGAAGCCCGCCTTTCGCGAAGGTGGCACGGTGACCGCCGCCAATTCCAGCTCGATCTCCGATGGCGCCGCGGCCCTCGTGTTGATGCGCCGCTCCGAGGCGGAGCATCGCGGCCTCCAACCGCTCGCCACCATTCTCGGCCATGCCACGCATTCGCAGGCGCCCAATCTATTCGCCACTGCGCCGATCGGCGCGCTGCAGAAACTGTCCGACCGCACCGGCGTGGCGCTCTCGGACGTCGATCTCTTCGAAATCAACGAGGCTTTCGCCGTCGTCGCGATGGCGGCGATGCGCGATCTCGACCTGCCGCATGAA from the Rhizobium sp. NZLR1 genome contains:
- a CDS encoding acetyl-CoA C-acyltransferase translates to MALQDPIVIVGAARTPIGSFQGELKEATAPELGAVAILAALERSRVEAEAIEEVIFGCVLSAGQGQAPARQAAVHAGLPFATAASTVNKMCGSGMKAVMMAHDLIAAGSASVAVAGGMESMTNAPYLLDRARAGYRLGHGRVVDHMFLDGLEDAYDKGRLMGSFAEDCAEAYQFTREAQDNYAIASLTRAQKAIAERCFESEIVAVTVKSGKAEQVASRDEQPGKARLDKIPTLKPAFREGGTVTAANSSSISDGAAALVLMRRSEAEHRGLQPLATILGHATHSQAPNLFATAPIGALQKLSDRTGVALSDVDLFEINEAFAVVAMAAMRDLDLPHEKVNVHGGACALGHPIGASGARILVTLLSALERYDLKRGMAALCIGGGEATAVAIERHEARG